The following coding sequences are from one Pocillopora verrucosa isolate sample1 chromosome 5, ASM3666991v2, whole genome shotgun sequence window:
- the LOC136280860 gene encoding melatonin receptor type 1B-B-like, translated as MTSKLSLELATREEALVWTETVLFAFTNVVAVFGNFLTFYAVYRKRRLRTIPNMFVIALAVSDILMCICCMPFTVVTLFHGRWIFGESFCLFQGFAALTFGIVAMDTMGIIAVNRFFCVVKPEKYLLLFKKKRALIYIVIVWCLAFAGSVPPFSFEGKNSFKFQPGKAMCLYTFESNMAYTITIECVYIAAPLTIIAVCYVKVFRSVSRSNRVFCLGVNLSQLRANVEEAKVTKTLVAVLLGFACCWLPISVVDNVDAARGEPKIPRQVYLTYAFLAYLSSTINPFIYGIMNRQFRREYKALLRKITFFRRQNGNNNSRHNVESHP; from the coding sequence ATGACAAGTAAACTCTCCCTTGAGCTTGCCACAAGAGAGGAGGCGTTAGTTTGgactgaaacagttttgtttgcttttaccAATGTTGTGGCTGTCTTCGGAAATTTTCTCACTTTTTACGCCGTGTACAGAAAGCGCAGGCTGCGAACAATTCCCAACATGTTCGTGATAGCACTAGCTGTGAGCGATATTCTAATGTGTATCTGCTGTATGCCTTTTACAGTTGTTACTCTGTTCCATGGCCGGTGGATATTTGGCGAATCTTTCTGTCTCTTTCAAGGTTTTGCCGCACTGACTTTCGGAATTGTCGCTATGGATACCATGGGTATCATTGCGGTCAACCGATTCTTCTGCGTTGTAAAACCAGAGAAGTATCTCTTGTTGTTTAAGAAGAAAAGAGCGTTGATATACATTGTCATTGTGTGGTGCCTGGCTTTCGCTGGATCTGTGCCCCCGTTTTCCTTTGAGGGcaaaaatagctttaaattcCAGCCTGGAAAAGCAATGTGTTTGTACACGTTTGAAAGCAACATGGCTTACACTATTACAATCGAATGTGTTTACATCGCAGCACCCTTAACAATCATAGCGGTCTGCTATGTCAAAGTGTTCCGCTCAGTTTCAAGATCAAATCGTGTTTTCTGTCTAGGTGTTAACCTCAGTCAACTCCGCGCGAATGTGGAAGAAGCAAAAGTAACGAAAACTTTAGTAGCAGTTCTGCTTGGCTTCGCGTGTTGCTGGCTCCCTATCTCCGTTGTGGATAACGTGGACGCCGCGCGCGGAGAACCCAAGATACCACGACAGGTTTACTTGACGTACGCGTTCTTGGCCTATCTGAGTAGCACTATCAACCCATTCATTTACGGTATCATGAACAGACAGTTCAGGCGAGAGTACAAGGCCCTCTTGCGCAAGATTACTTTCTTTCGGCGCCAAAATGGCAATAACAACAGCAGACACAACGTTGAAAGTCATCCATAA